In Deinococcus maricopensis DSM 21211, one genomic interval encodes:
- a CDS encoding alpha/beta fold hydrolase — translation MPMDLTPPERQRALRLPDGRTFAWSEWGPPDGLPVVFCTGAAMSGTLAFGTAHLRALGVRLISPDRPGLGRSDPHPAKTLSSWADDTRHLLSAERLPSARAVGFSQGAPFALALAGAGLVDAVALVSGQDDLAHPDLRARLHPDVAGMVDAAQHDPDGFEAHFASFATADGLWQLILGMSGERDRALYLDPAFHAAYRRALGEGFSRGAAAYARDLVNALRSWPTPPEQVTVPVHLWYGAQDTSIVHSPDFGETLAWRLPNVTRVLDPDEGGSVLWTRAHDILRTLLARPT, via the coding sequence ATGCCGATGGACCTGACCCCTCCCGAACGTCAGCGGGCCCTGCGCCTCCCGGACGGGCGCACCTTTGCGTGGTCCGAATGGGGCCCGCCGGACGGGCTGCCTGTCGTGTTCTGCACCGGCGCCGCCATGAGCGGCACCCTCGCGTTCGGCACGGCGCACCTGCGGGCGCTCGGCGTGCGCCTGATCAGCCCGGACCGCCCGGGTCTGGGTCGCAGCGACCCGCACCCAGCCAAGACCCTGAGCAGCTGGGCGGACGACACGCGGCACCTCCTGAGCGCCGAGCGCCTGCCATCCGCCCGGGCCGTGGGGTTCTCGCAGGGCGCCCCGTTCGCCCTGGCCCTCGCGGGCGCGGGGCTCGTGGACGCCGTGGCGCTGGTGTCCGGCCAGGACGACCTCGCGCACCCCGACCTGCGCGCCCGGCTGCACCCGGACGTGGCGGGCATGGTCGACGCCGCGCAGCACGACCCGGACGGTTTCGAGGCGCACTTCGCGAGTTTCGCTACGGCGGACGGCCTGTGGCAGCTGATCCTCGGTATGAGCGGCGAGCGCGACCGCGCGCTGTACCTCGATCCGGCCTTCCACGCCGCGTACCGCCGCGCCCTGGGCGAAGGCTTCTCCAGAGGCGCGGCTGCGTACGCCCGGGATCTCGTGAACGCCCTGCGGTCCTGGCCCACGCCTCCCGAGCAGGTGACCGTGCCCGTACACCTCTGGTACGGCGCGCAGGACACCAGCATCGTCCACTCCCCGGACTTCGGCGAGACGCTCGCCTGGCGCCTCCCGAACGTCACGCGCGTCCTCGACCCGGACGAGGGCGGCTCGGTCCTGTGGACGCGCGCGCACGACATCCTCCGCACGCTCCTCGCCCGCCCCACCTGA
- the rsr gene encoding RNA-binding protein Rsr, which produces MKNYLNAITPQARTQRERLDPNQQKNHAGGFVYAVSDEMRLTRFLVLGTDGGTFYASERDHTVKATDFLRTFAQLDGARMVQVILDVVRAGRAPKMDPALLALALVAKTGSLEARKAAWDALPEVARTGTMLLHFLAFAQGLGGWGRLTRRGVARVYEDAPIEKLALWAVKYKARDGWSQADALRLAHPKTTDAVRNAVFRFMVDGVLADATDPALRVIEGHVKALAVSADADAAALMHEYGLPIEAIPTPARGPRVYRAAMRTNGLTWLMRNLGNLSRVGVLTPNDTATLQEVVARLTDPAALRKGRIHPIDALKARLVYASGRGVRGKGEWLTVPRVVDALETAFYTSFGHVQRADKRFLLGIDVSGSMTWGTVAGVPGLSPNVAASAMSMVTARTEPFTLTMGFTDGFRNLGITPADTLDAAMRKTQAASFGATDCAQPMLWARQHKIEVDTFVVYTDNETWAGAVHPKVALDQYRQATGIPARLVVVGMTATQFTIADPNDAGMLDVVGFDSAAPGIMSAFARGEL; this is translated from the coding sequence ATGAAGAACTACCTGAACGCCATCACCCCTCAGGCCCGCACCCAGCGCGAACGACTCGACCCGAACCAGCAGAAGAACCACGCGGGCGGCTTCGTGTACGCCGTGTCCGACGAGATGCGCCTGACGCGGTTCCTGGTGCTCGGGACGGACGGCGGTACGTTCTACGCGTCCGAGCGGGACCACACCGTGAAGGCCACGGACTTCCTGCGGACGTTCGCGCAGCTGGACGGCGCGCGCATGGTGCAGGTCATCCTGGACGTCGTCCGCGCGGGCCGCGCCCCGAAGATGGACCCGGCCCTGCTGGCGCTCGCGCTCGTCGCGAAAACCGGCAGTCTGGAGGCGCGCAAGGCCGCGTGGGACGCGCTGCCGGAAGTGGCGCGCACCGGAACGATGCTGCTGCACTTCCTGGCGTTCGCGCAGGGGCTGGGCGGATGGGGTCGCCTGACGCGCCGCGGCGTGGCGCGCGTCTACGAGGACGCACCCATCGAGAAGCTCGCGTTGTGGGCGGTGAAGTACAAGGCCCGTGACGGGTGGAGTCAGGCGGACGCGCTCCGTCTTGCGCACCCGAAAACCACGGACGCCGTCCGCAACGCGGTGTTCCGCTTCATGGTGGACGGCGTGCTCGCGGACGCCACCGACCCGGCCCTGCGGGTCATCGAGGGGCACGTGAAGGCCCTCGCGGTCAGCGCCGATGCGGACGCGGCAGCCCTGATGCACGAGTACGGCCTGCCCATCGAGGCGATTCCCACGCCGGCGCGCGGTCCGCGCGTGTACCGCGCGGCGATGCGCACGAACGGCCTCACGTGGCTGATGCGCAACCTCGGGAACCTGAGCCGCGTCGGCGTGCTCACCCCGAACGACACCGCCACCCTTCAGGAGGTCGTGGCGCGCCTCACCGACCCGGCGGCGCTCCGCAAGGGCCGCATCCACCCGATTGACGCGTTGAAGGCCCGCCTCGTGTACGCGAGTGGGCGGGGCGTGCGCGGCAAGGGCGAGTGGCTGACGGTGCCGCGCGTGGTGGACGCGCTGGAAACGGCGTTCTACACCAGCTTCGGGCACGTGCAGCGTGCGGACAAGCGGTTCCTGCTCGGCATCGACGTGAGCGGCAGCATGACGTGGGGGACCGTGGCGGGCGTGCCCGGCCTCAGCCCGAACGTCGCCGCGAGCGCCATGAGCATGGTGACGGCCCGCACGGAACCGTTCACGCTCACCATGGGCTTCACGGATGGCTTCCGGAACCTCGGCATCACCCCGGCGGACACGCTGGACGCGGCGATGCGCAAGACGCAGGCGGCGAGCTTCGGCGCGACGGACTGCGCGCAACCGATGCTGTGGGCGCGCCAGCACAAGATCGAGGTGGACACGTTCGTGGTGTACACCGACAACGAAACCTGGGCGGGCGCGGTACACCCGAAAGTGGCGCTGGACCAGTACCGCCAGGCGACCGGGATTCCCGCGCGGCTCGTTGTGGTCGGCATGACCGCCACGCAGTTCACGATTGCGGACCCGAACGACGCGGGCATGCTGGACGTCGTGGGGTTCGACTCGGCCGCGCCGGGCATCATGAGCGCGTTCGCGCGCGGCGAGCTGTAA
- a CDS encoding DAK2 domain-containing protein translates to MPAETLAPRDLAQMLRYATDWLGVYKDQVNALNVYPVPDGDTGTNMHLTMQSVRRELDTCDENDMGSVARAISYGALLGARGNSGVILSQLLKGFAEAIRDASTVDAKTLARALDDARKCGYSAVMKPVEGTILTVARGVAEGAGGESPDAVLENALLKGQEYLDKTPEMLPALKQANVVDSGGQGYLYVVQGMLASLRGDQLPEAPKVESYAQEQFEHEEFGYCTEFLMENATLPIEQIRDLVTPFGDSLLVVGAEGFVKGHIHTNEPDQLLATVGRHGRMLRTKVEDMSEQHTEILSMAGAAARAEEEIPQSGLVAVASGYGLVKLFRSFGARIVSGGQTANPSVQDIVDAVNSVSAHKVIVLPNNKNVLLAAQKAAELLGGRALVLPTRTLGQGIGAALNFQADANADELLSVMQDASSAVTTFEVTRASRTTSIDTPAGTLNIHDGDVIGLRDDELVHAGGTPEDAVVSMLQQAYAGQEIITVFSGPRTEGEASDALVTRLQEAFPNAEVEAHTGGPDLYDYLVTLE, encoded by the coding sequence ATGCCCGCTGAGACGCTCGCGCCGCGCGACCTCGCGCAGATGCTGCGCTACGCCACCGACTGGCTGGGCGTGTACAAGGATCAGGTGAACGCCCTGAACGTGTACCCCGTGCCGGACGGCGACACGGGCACGAACATGCACCTGACCATGCAGAGCGTCCGCCGCGAACTGGACACGTGCGACGAGAACGATATGGGCAGCGTCGCGCGCGCCATCAGTTACGGCGCGCTGCTGGGCGCGCGCGGCAACAGCGGCGTGATCCTCAGTCAGCTGCTCAAGGGCTTCGCGGAGGCGATTCGCGACGCGAGCACCGTCGATGCGAAAACGCTCGCGCGCGCCCTCGACGACGCCCGCAAGTGCGGGTACAGCGCTGTCATGAAGCCCGTCGAGGGCACCATCCTGACTGTGGCGCGTGGCGTGGCGGAGGGGGCGGGCGGCGAGTCGCCCGACGCGGTGCTGGAAAACGCGCTGCTCAAAGGGCAGGAGTACCTCGACAAGACGCCGGAGATGCTGCCAGCGCTGAAGCAGGCGAACGTCGTGGACAGCGGCGGCCAGGGGTACTTGTACGTCGTGCAGGGCATGCTGGCCAGCCTGCGCGGCGACCAGCTGCCTGAAGCGCCGAAAGTCGAGAGTTACGCGCAGGAGCAGTTCGAGCATGAGGAATTCGGGTACTGCACGGAGTTCCTGATGGAGAACGCCACGCTGCCCATCGAGCAGATCCGCGATCTCGTCACGCCGTTCGGGGACAGCCTGCTGGTGGTCGGCGCGGAAGGGTTCGTGAAGGGCCACATCCACACGAACGAACCGGATCAGCTGCTCGCCACGGTCGGGCGGCACGGGCGCATGCTGCGCACGAAGGTCGAGGACATGAGCGAGCAGCACACGGAAATCCTCAGCATGGCGGGCGCGGCGGCGCGCGCTGAGGAGGAGATCCCGCAGAGCGGCCTCGTGGCCGTCGCGAGCGGGTACGGGCTCGTGAAGCTGTTCCGCAGCTTCGGGGCGCGCATCGTGTCGGGCGGTCAGACGGCGAACCCGAGCGTGCAGGACATCGTGGACGCGGTGAACAGCGTCAGCGCGCACAAGGTGATCGTCCTGCCGAACAACAAGAACGTGCTGCTGGCAGCGCAGAAGGCTGCGGAGCTGCTGGGCGGGCGCGCGCTCGTGCTGCCCACGCGCACGCTCGGGCAGGGGATCGGCGCGGCCCTGAACTTCCAGGCGGACGCGAACGCCGACGAGCTGCTGAGCGTCATGCAGGACGCGAGCAGCGCCGTGACGACGTTCGAGGTGACGCGCGCGAGCCGCACCACCAGCATCGACACGCCGGCCGGGACGCTGAACATCCATGACGGCGACGTGATCGGCCTGCGCGACGACGAGCTGGTGCATGCGGGCGGCACGCCCGAGGACGCCGTCGTCAGCATGCTGCAGCAGGCGTACGCCGGCCAGGAGATCATCACGGTGTTCAGCGGCCCGCGCACGGAAGGCGAGGCGTCCGACGCGCTCGTGACGCGCCTGCAGGAGGCTTTCCCGAATGCGGAGGTCGAGGCGCACACGGGCGGCCCGGACCTGTACGACTACCTCGTGACGCTGGAGTAA
- a CDS encoding Asp23/Gls24 family envelope stress response protein, which yields MNGNITITEAALASLIGLTAHEVPGVVGMAPANFREGIQRVLGRAHARDGVLIGRDGARYTADLFVVLAYGVSIPTVARNISERVEHAVRTQAGIELASTRVHAVGVTNAR from the coding sequence TTGAACGGAAACATCACCATTACCGAGGCGGCGCTCGCCTCGTTGATCGGCCTGACCGCGCACGAGGTGCCCGGCGTGGTCGGCATGGCCCCCGCGAACTTCCGCGAGGGCATCCAACGCGTCCTCGGGCGCGCGCACGCCCGCGACGGCGTCCTGATCGGCCGGGACGGCGCGCGGTACACCGCGGACCTGTTCGTGGTGCTCGCGTACGGCGTGTCCATCCCGACGGTCGCGCGGAACATCAGCGAGCGCGTGGAGCACGCCGTGCGCACGCAGGCCGGCATTGAGCTCGCGTCGACGCGCGTGCACGCCGTGGGGGTCACGAATGCCCGCTGA